TCGCCGCCACCAGCCGCACGTCCACCTGGATCGACGAGGTGCCGCCGAGCCGCTCGAAACGCCTCTCTTCGAGCGCGCGCAGGATCTTGGCCTGCAACGCGAGCGGGAGATCCCCGATTTCGTCGAGGAAAAGCGTACCGCGGTGCGCCATCTCGAACTTGCCCGGCTTCCGCGCCACGGCCCCGGTGAACGCCCCCTTTTCGTGCCCGAACAGCTCGGACTCCAGCAGCGTTTCCGGGATCGCCGCGCAGTTGATGGCGACAAACGGGTCGCCCGAGCGCGGGCTGAACGCGTGCAGCGTGCGGGCGAAAAGCTCCTTCCCCGTGCCGCTCTCCCCTTCAATCAGCACCGTCGTGTCGGTCGCGGCGGCCCGCTGCAGCGACGCCAGCACGCGGCGCAGCGACGGATCCTCGCCGACGATGTGCGGCGCGCCGCGACGGATCGCCAGCTCCTCCTTCATGAGGAGGTTCTCCGTCACGAGCCGCCGCTGTTCGAGCGCACGAGACACCATGAGCAGCAGGTGGTCGGGATCGACGGGCTTCGCCAGAAAATCCAGCGCCCCCTCCCGCATCGCCGCAACCGCATCCTCGATGCTGCCGTACGCGGTCATCACGATGACGGGGATGTCGTGATCGATCTCCTTCGCGGCGCGCAGGACGCCAAAGCCGTCGCCGGTGGGCAGCCGGAGGTCTGACAGCACGATCGCCGGGCGCGAATCGCTCAACAGGCGCACCGCCTCGGGCTCGTCCCGCGCCTCCAGCACGCCGTGGCCGGCGCGCTCGAGCGCAAGCCGCAGCATCGTGCGCAGCGAGTCCTTGTCTTCGACGATGAGGATCTGAGCGGGGACGGCGTTCACCGGATCCAGCCGGGCGGCACGCCGGCCTGGC
This genomic interval from Acidobacteriota bacterium contains the following:
- a CDS encoding sigma-54-dependent Fis family transcriptional regulator → MLRLALERAGHGVLEARDEPEAVRLLSDSRPAIVLSDLRLPTGDGFGVLRAAKEIDHDIPVIVMTAYGSIEDAVAAMREGALDFLAKPVDPDHLLLMVSRALEQRRLVTENLLMKEELAIRRGAPHIVGEDPSLRRVLASLQRAAATDTTVLIEGESGTGKELFARTLHAFSPRSGDPFVAINCAAIPETLLESELFGHEKGAFTGAVARKPGKFEMAHRGTLFLDEIGDLPLALQAKILRALEERRFERLGGTSSIQVDVRLVAATNRDLKAAVAARRFREDLYFRLSVFPIQIPPLRDRRNDIALLTRHFVDRFCRELKKKPMAVSPAALESLQQYAWPGNVRELQNCIERAVILADGDTLQPRHLNLSFAATQEEHAADPWDQIDLSGSMTDAVRRATAEVERRKIVEALRESGNNKPRAAELLQVSYKTFLGKLKEHRIE